A stretch of DNA from Triticum dicoccoides isolate Atlit2015 ecotype Zavitan chromosome 2A, WEW_v2.0, whole genome shotgun sequence:
TTAATACTTACGACTAATTCACATTGTTTATGTAGGGAAAACGTATATTGTCACTAGATGTTGCTTTACTGATGGCTGGTGCAAAAGAGAGGGGCGAATTGGAAGCCAGGGTTACAAGTTTAATACGTGAAGTGCGCAAAGCAGGTTTATCTGATTTGTACAGTATAAATGGAACACTTAAACATTTCTTTCCGTTTTTTTTATCTTACAAATAGCTCCAAAGTTCATGCAGATGATGTTATTCTCTTTATCGACGAGGTTCATACTCTTATTGGGTCTGGAATTGCTGGAAGAGGAAATAAAGGAGCTGGTCTTGATATCGCTAATCTGCTGAAACCTGCACTTGCTAGAGGTGAATTGCAGGTATTGTTTCCACACAAGGAACTCCTTCTATGGCTATTCCTGATGTTGTACTGATTTTTACTGCTGCACATATTCCTGATGTTGTACTGTGTAGTTTGTCACTTGAGTGGCGTCCCTTCATAAATACCTGTGAAGTATTTGTGTTAATCAGCAGTCCACATGGACCGTTTCTATGCTACTAAGTACTTtactacaaagttgagtcacttattttgggatggagggagtagtatattataTCTCGTCTGCGACATACTGCAACATATcatattttcttatttttcttctgcATGTGTTGATACTTGTCTGAACTCACAGTGCATTGCATCTACAACTCTGGATGAGCACCGTTTGCATTTCGAAAAGGATAAGGCTTTGGCCCGCCGATTCCAGCCAGTATATGTAAATGAGCCCAGTCAGGTAGTGCAGAATTTTAATTCTCAAAACCTCTTGGGACTCTTCATTATCAGCTTCTTTTAATTTCTCTTGTGCTCTCTGCAGGAGGATGCTGTGAAGATATTACTTGGTCTGCGTGAAAAATATGAGACTTATCACAAATGCAAATACACCTTAGAAGGCATCAATGCGGCAGTTTATTTGTCAGTGAGGTATATCCCTGACAGGCATCTTCCTGACAAGGCTATTGACCTAATTGATGAGGCCGGTAGCAGAGCTCGGATGGAATCAtttaaaaagaagaaggaagagcaGTGCTCTATTATTTTGAAGTCACCTGATGAATATTGGCAAGAGATTAGAGCTGTCCAGGCCATGCATGAAGTGGTAATAGAATATTTAAATAGAGCTGTTCCAAGTAACATTTTTGCATGTCCATCTGCTGGTAGATGTTCAATTCATTTCGCAACATGTTTCAGGCACTGACTAACAGGTTGAAATATTCTCTAAATGAAAATGACCAAGAGAATGAGGTTAATGTTGAAGTACTGGATGATAGCAAGACAAGCCCGACAACAACACCCTCAGCTTCAGCTGATGAGTATGTTTTCTCATTCATGATCTCATCCCAAGTAGACTTCACATTTCACAATATAAGCATCCAAAATTTTAAAACACAATTAATGATGCAGACCATCTGTGGTTGGGTTAGAGGAAATTGCAAGAGTCACATCATTGTGGTCGGGCATACCAGTCCAGCAGTTGACTGCAGATGAAAGAAAGCTTCTAGTAGGACTAGACGATGAACTCAGAAAGCGTGTCATAGGTCAAGATGATGCTGTTGTGGCTATATCAAGAGCTGTGAAGAGATCACGCACTGGCATGAGTGATCCTGACAGACCTATTGCTACTCTACTTTTCTGTGGTCCAACAGGAGTTGGAAAGACTGAATTAACTAAAGCTCTAGCATCAACTTATTTTGGATCTGTAGGTCACTCTTTCCTGGTTATATCTTACTCAACTTACAGAACATGTTACATCGAATTTGTCTTGAAAGGTTATTTCTTTCGTTTAACAGGAGTCAGCTATGGTTAGATTGGATATGAGTGAGTACATGGAGCGgcatgctgtgagcaaactgatagGCTCTCCTCCAGGGTACATGGGATTTGGTGAAGGTGGTACTTTGACAGAAGCAGTCAGAAGAAAACCATTCACTGTGGTATTGTTTGATGAAATAGAGAAAGCTCATCCTGATATTTTCAATATTCTTCTCCAAGTGTTTGAAGATGGTCATTTGACGGACTCACAGGTGCTAGATCCTCACATACGTGATATTACTTTCTGCAGTTGATAAATAAAATTCATACTGTACTTTGCACCTCAAAAGTCTGGCTAGCTATTTTTGCAAACTCAACAAGCTAATTGTTCATTGTTATGAGTTGTCCTAGAAGGGCGATCCTATTGATGAGACTCAGTCTGATGTGCATTGCTAAATCTTGTGTGAACTTTTCTTAAGCATGATCCTGGATTCATCTTAGTGAAATGAAACCATCATTATCTTTTTCTGAACTACAGGGCCGCAGGGTTTCCTTCAAGAATACATTAATTGTCATGACATCAAATGTTGGTTCTACATCGATTTCCAAAGGAACGATGAGCATGGGTTTCCAGACGCAGAATGATACAGAAGAGAACACATATGCTGTAATGAAATCCTTGGTAATGGAAGAGTTGAAGGCATTTTTTCGACCTGAATTGCTCAATAGAATGGATGAGGTGGTTGTGTTCCATCCACTTGAGAAGACTCAGGTCTGTTATTTCATTTTAGGTTGCTTGGTTATTATCATGTGATTCTAGATATCATATCAGTTTATTATAAAACTAAAATCACCGGTCCATTTGTATGCCATTACACAATACCTGTGCTGCAACCCCTTTCCTCTTTGCATctacatactccctctgtaaaagatcttatattagtttatgaaGGGGGTACCTTGTAAAATCTTGTGCATCAGatcttttctctctttttgttGAAAAATGTTGTATTACACCTTCTAACATGTCGTTTACGAAAGCATGCTACGTATCGCAAATGGCGTGCTAACAGTTTCCGACATTTTTCAGATGCTGGCTATTCTTAATATAATTCTGGAAGAGGTGAAGGGTAGGCTGTTGGCACTTGGTATCGGCTTAGTAGTATCTGATGCCATGAAGAACATGATTTCTCAGCAAGGATACGACAAGAGCTATGGTGCGCGGCCACTTAGAAGGGCCGTCACTCAGTTGGTTGAGGATGTCATCAGCGAAGCAATTCTCTCTGGGCAGTACAAACCCGGCGATACCATAATGATGGACACTGATGACAAGGGAAAACCTTGCTTGAGCCGGTTGAATAATCAGACTGTTCAAGTTTCTGATCCAACGCCAACGCTTTGAAGGCTTGAGCACCAGTGTATAGTGAGGCTTACTGCGTTATTCTTCGCTGTTGATAAACTTGTTGATTCTTTCGTGCATAGCGGTATAGGTTCCGTAGTTCATGTACATAGTCTCCAGATGCTGGAGTTCCTCCGTGAATATAATGTAAATTGAAGTCTTACATCACCTGTACATAATGCTGCATTTCTAACATGTGTACAGTGTTTACATCAGACTGTAATGTACACATTGTGCCTGTGCCGCGCTTCAGCATATCCTGCTGAACACCTGCTGGTTATTTCCAGACGCACTCTGAGTAAGCTTTCTGAATAAGTATCTGCTTGCTCAAGAGGAAAAATCTCAGGCGTTCTGAGCAACAAATTTTGCCGTAGACTGGCAGACTTCCGGGAACACGGTTCACTCAACATGAGAAATAACTGTCGCCAACAGGCAGTGAATCACTTCAATTTGACTTCGTCAATCAGGCTCGGTGCAAATTCTGTGAAGAAAACCATATTTGTCAACTAGACCAAACACTCGGAACCAGAAACATATTATAAATCTTGTAACGTGAATATGTGATATGGTATGACAAGGCCTGGAATATTATTATTTTTGCGGGGAAGGCCTGGAATATATGATTAGGCGTCAAACTTTATATCGTTTTTTAGGTAAACTTTGTACCGTTTATATTATTGTGAGGTAAACTTTATATCGTATTTGACTGCATTTACCATCATATTGATGGATAATACACCGAATTGCTTTAACCTCTACATTGTATAGGTATTTTTTGAAGTATTACTCTTGCTTCTTATATCTATTTATAAGTCTGAAGTACCAATGCACCAACCAAGCTGGAGTAGCTCAGTTGGTTAGAGCGTGTGGCTGTTAACCACAAGGTCGGAGGTTCGAGCCCTCCTTCTAGCGACTTTTTATTTTCTCGGAATCATAAATTTTTGATACTTCTAAATTTTCTGTTCTACTTCTGTGTGAAAACGGGTTCTACATTACATACTCAAAAGAATAGCTTCCAATTTTCTGCATCAGGACTTTTTATTTTCTCGGAATCATAAATTTTTGATACTTCTAAATTTTCTGTTCTACTTCTGTGTGAAAACGGGTTCTACATTACATACTCAAAAGAATAGCTTCCAATTTTCTGCATCAGGACTTTCCCTTATCGTTTTCTGTTTTCCTTTCCCTCAATCATAATTTTTTGATACTACTAAATTTTCTGTTTTACTTCTGTGTGAAAACGGGTTTTCCATAACGTACTCAAAAGAATAGCTTCGAATCTTCTGCATCAGGACTTTCCCTTATCGTTTTCAATTTTCCGTTTTCCTTTCCCTGAATCAAATGTTTCAACATGTAAATTTTCTGGTTTTCGCAACTATTTTCACTATGAAAATTTTCTGTATTTTACAACTATTTTGGGATTGTATTGCACCTTAAGATACGTTCTTCAAAAAGTATGTGCATGCTTCAAGCCATTTCTCCATGTCATTTTCCTTTCCCTGAATCAGGTGTTTCAGCATGTAAATTTTCTGGTTTTCACAATGAAATTTTTCTGGATTTCACAACTATTTTTGGGATTGTATTGCACCTTAAGATACGTTCTTGAGAAAGTTTGTGCATGCTTCAAGCCATTTCTCCATGTTGAAGCATACAGCAATCCTTCACTTATAGTACTACTTGCTAACTACCAGCATTTAACTGTCTGATCGGCAAACAGGAGAAAGGGGTATTAACATGTTCTACCCAGACTTGAGACATTCCATCTTGTCTTTGCACAAAATAACTCTtgaataattttcaaaaaaataaCTCTAAATAAGCTCAAGTGTTCTGGAAATAAAATTTCTGCCATGACAACAGCAGATAGTAGCTCGACTGAAACTTCAATACAGATGAATCCATGTAACTTAATCAGCCTAATTACTACAAAACATTTACTAGTTATCTTTTACAATCATACTGCTGCCTAAAGAGCTCATCATCGTTGAAAGAGCTGGACTGGACTGGACGGACTTCCCAGACCATAGTTTATGCAACTTGAGAAAAAACTGGTGCCAAGGCAACACTTCAGTTTGATTTGGTCAACCCAGGTTCTCTGCAAAATTGCAAAATAAGATATTAGATGAATAACACTGACGCACCAGAAACCGGAAATGCCTGCAATAATTCCAAACCTTCTAATGTGCTCAAGTATGACAAGTCTTGGACCAGGGGGGATATTCACATCCCTGAGTGCGCTGGGGGATAGTGCAAGACAAACGTGATTTTTCATCAACCGAATGGTATATTTCAGTAAGCATATATAACTAATTTTTAAAGATTGCTTCTTTTCCGTAGTTGCAGGACTCAATTGAGTATTAAAGATATGTACCTTTCATTGAGAAGAGGCAATGTTTCATCAGTCAGAAGACCCTTCTTGAAATTCTTCTCATAGTTTTGGAGGCCTAATTGGTTCAACATATTTCTTGCACGAGAATAGTTCATATCTTCATTATGTGTCTTTGTCTTCGAGAATTTCTGTCCAACCTACAACAGTGAAGTTGCAATGCAACGTGAAGGCTCACCAACACATTCAGTACTAAAACCTAGAGACATAATTCAATTCGAACAAAATGACTTTCATTTGCAGGAAACATGTACAGCTTACTTACAATGAAAAAGCCGCCTTGAAATACTGCAAAAGCCATACCAGTTGTAATTGCATTAACAACTGGATTTGGGGTTCCCATTCCACTCACAATGGAGAATAGAGCGCCCGAACCAAAAGCTGCTGCCATGCTATATAAAAGAGTGTTGGTCAATCATACAGTTGGAAATATATGCGGAATATATTCATCTTATTAACAATTGGTCCCCTGAATTTGTAACGCCCAACATGATTGACTGAAAGGATGAAAGGTATGATATCACTTTCCGTTTTCCTTGTATTATATGTTTTAGTATTGCCTAAGTCCCTAGGATGTCAAGTCCATCTTACAATTTGTCGTTGTTTTGCTGTTTATAACTCAGAAGATAATCATGAACATACATACTGGAGCAACCATATGAGATCCATCATGTAGAAAATAGTTATCAACTAACGGTGGGGGTCGCTTTAGAGACCCTGACGTTGCTTCAGCAATTACCAAACTTAAGGATGTTAAAAGGCAGCCGAAATGGAAATGAAGTGGCACATTCTCTGGCTAGATTATGTAGGGAAGAGTCGAGTAGTGGTGTTTTGCTGAGTTCAATCCTACCCTGCATGGAGGCGGCTGTCCAGCATGATTGCAAGGATATTATTTCTCTTAGTCAATACAACACcacattaaactaattagttatcaATTGGCTGACAAAGTACACCCTGACTTGTTCATCATATACAAATAGTAAGTCTGGAAACATATTATTTTTACAACTTCAAAAGGATCCAGCTAGTGGTCGTAGTGGTATGTTCTCTCTTTGCACACAGAGAGTGAGAGTGAGTAAAATTGCAGTTTTATCCGTTCATTCGACACCAGTTGCACAATATACTGTGTTCTGCAAATAATTGTGCGTGTTGCTGGGTCATGCCATGGAACTTTGAGGTTTTCAACGTAGAAGTAGGAGCAGCCAACATGTGCACATTAGCAGCGCATCTCTTGGCAGGAAGAGAATACAGAAGATCATGAATcagttaggatgcgtttggttgaaggtgtcatatgaatgggttgggaccgtccaATTTATTTGGGATTGAACCTTTCAATTCATGcgtttggctgaatataagagatgagctaattatttaggacgggaccaccagtcatgctcacatagtcatgcatgcaaagcgtggccatttgattcgactgatttggttgggtggaagccgtggaacggttcagcatcttcaaggcatattctctttttttgacttgaaccattcatgtgctttataaccaaacatgtctattttttgaacgatcccaacccattcatgaccacccTTGTAACCAAACGCACCGGGCGCCTCTTGCCATGTTCGTATTAGACACGACATTTGTTTTATTTTATTCAGTCTAAATGCCACTGATAGGTTAATTTTCTCAAAATTAATATTAGGCTTCCATATTGAGGAAACTTGGCATGGGAGGAGTCCGcaaagagagatctgaaggactggaatatcaccaaaaatttaaccatggacaggggtgcgtggaagttaGCTATCCATGTGCCAGGACCATGACTTTTGGTTTCGATATCTTATGGGTTTCAGGCtttcagctctagcctaccccaacttgtttgggactgaaaggctttgttgttgttgtgaaCTTATTGTGGTGTTGCAACTATAGGTCTTTTCTCTTAGATTTTGGGGGTTCCATTTAACTGATAATTTAGCAGCAACACTACCAGATAATTGTTTAGTACAGATATTATCTTTAATGGCTTACATAAACATCAAGTAGAACAAATACTCTTCGGAACCAAACGTTCTTTATATCTTAGCCAACCGATATGCAACTGACCAGTAGCTAAGAAAGAAAAGGAGAACATCTTATGTGAACACAATAAGATGCACCTATTCTTTCGAATGTGCTGTTGGCTCCCTGTTACTTGCAAATATTCACATAACAAGAAACAAGAAGTTATGAACCCTCACCTGCCCTGGACATCCTCCACTCCTCGTACCCTTCTCATAACACAAGATATGCCTGCATTTGCACCAGTCATAACTGCAAAATTTCGAGCTTGCACCAGTGGCCCACCTGCCAAAGCCTATAATCCAAAAAAAAAACATTAACCTGAAGGATTAGAGGATGACTGGATTTGCATTAACCAGGATAATGTTGTACTTGGTACATGATCGACAGAATGTAATCGTTGTCTTTGCATATTCTTAGTTTCTAAGTATATGCCAGACATCCTTAAGGACCAATAAAGACTTTGCTGCACTAAAACTAAAGGAGGAGTGATGATTGCTTTAAGAAACGAGAAAGGAAAAGCCATGTCTACGAAAAGGAAACGCCATCACATGCGCATAGTAAGTACTAGTACATACTAGCTATCTTGATTTGATCTTTAAGAAAGTTGGCTTGATTCCAAATTACAAATCCACCAATCAAGTCTAAAGTCGAACAAAAGAACCTTGATACTCTCGATGTTTTAAGTATTATATGAGCAAGGGGTCACTTGCTTTATGTTCTAAGTAAATATCCCAGAAAATTACCAAAAATGATGGTCTCCAGGTAAATCTGTAGCGAAAGGATTGATATACATGGGGGAGCAGGAGACCTGCGCTTGCTTGAAGGTGGCCATGGCCTTGGGGTCGAGACCGGGAGGCGGCTGCGGCACGGGGAGCCCCGCCCCTCCTTCCGGCGCAAACGTGCCCATGAGCCCGCCGAGCGCGCCGCCCTGCACAGCCCCAAACGCCGTGGTGACGGCGGCCTCGATGTGGGTGGGCTGCTTCGCCATCCACTCGCGCACCCCGACCTCCAGCGACCTGAAACGGTCGGTCAGCTCGGCCAGCGGGTTGGCCCCACCCCGCGACGCCGACTGCGCCGCCGTAGTCGAAGAGGAGGCCATCACCACCAGCGGGCGCCTCTTCTGCCCAATCCCTTCCATCCGGCCGTTCGGGTGTTTCGAGAGGAGGAAGAGATAGCGGAGGGTTTGTTTATCAAAAATGCTAGACGTACGGGAAGATTTTACAAGAGTTAACGGACTAACCCTCTCCCCTCACTAATCTCCCCCTCCTGATTTTCAGGATGGGGCCCGCTTCATCTTAACAATCAATCAACACATCCCACCTAAGCCTAGCCTGTAAAGCTCCTGTAAAACCTCTGTAGATGTAGCATTGCTGTTTGTTTATCCCCTCCCTCGGATGCTCCGCTAATATTTCTCTCCAGTTGCTCAGGGTCGACCACCAACCCCAAACCCCTCTAGTGGATCATATGGGCCGGTTTTTCTGGGCCGTCGCTTCGTCGAGATCTGCGCAAAACACAAGTACATGTAAACTCGCCAAGCCTATTTGCGATGCTCGCCAAAATCGCTAGTTTTTTTTAAAGGATGATGTAACCggtctctgcatctggacgatacatgcaatcattttattaattattcacgaaTTCTTTACAAGGTAATACATCAGTAAgtctgaagccatcatcttggcaacacatgtcgctactcctatccccgTGATGAAGGGGAGCCGAATgttcgagcctaataccaaacatacATCACACCAACACCTAACATTTAATGTCGGATGCCCCATCCAAGTCACAATACCTGGACTGGGTTACACATCGGTCCGACGCACTTTTAGTGGGTGTCGTGGGAATGAGTCTGACAGTAAaagtagggggtacgtatgagagGGCAATGTCCTAGCTACGACGAGATTGTACGcacagatttacgagttcaggcccctctcgaaggaggtaacagccctacgtctcggtgtcgCGAAGGCTTGTCGATTGGAATGTGAaatagttacagggggtgcgaacccttgtgccagaggggaggggtggcttatatagagtgtgtcgGCCCTTCACAGGCCTCAGTTACACACGGGTTCAATAAGAGTTAAGTCCTGAACGTTACTGGTGGCGTACATATTAAATGGTCTTTATGATGATGGAGTGAAtgtctgaccgttgccatcctggggtgACTTTAGGTATTATGTACTCCGAGTGGGTCCTTGTACGGTCGAGTGAaattgggatatccgagtggaatcttctgtcgagtggattgcaTTTTATGAGGATTTCAGTCGGTATCTTCTGTTGAACCTTTCATGCCTTAGACTCTTCTGTAGTGTCTTTGGGcagggcgtctaggtcaggcctaagaccctatcctaggtacatgctATCGTCATTAGCCACCGAATGGATTGAGGACCGAGTGAGGAAGGGTTGAGGTTGATTCCGACCCGATTCAATGTTTTGGAGATATTTCCTTAGGGGTCTGAAAGCATGCTGGTATTTTAACCCTTCGTCAATCGCCTTAACCGATTATGGCTTCTGGAATTTCCGAGTGAATTATGTTGTATGTCTTCGAGTAGATTGGATTTGGATATCTATGGTGTGATCGACTGCTCTGCGGTTCTCGGATCTCACAGGATTCGAAATTTGGAGAAGCGCGCGGGACAGGACGTGGCGCGGTAAGCGGGGCAAGTGGATAGGGACTCCTCGATCCTCGCGCCATCTTTTTCGCCACGTAACGGGCCAGTGGCTGTTATGGGATGCGCCAGGATTGCATGGGCCCAtgggtcagtcactcggaagtgtggCCATAAAAGGTGTTGCTGCCGATGCGTGGTACTGTGCTCCCCATTCGCCCCATTTCTCTCTGCTTCTCTGCCTCATCTCTCCAGCGCCACACTTCTCTGCCCATTCCTCTCGAGCTCCGCGGCTATGGCGAAGGACAAGACCGCAGCTCTGGAGCGTGAGAAGAAGGCAACGAGGGGCAAGAAGGCCACAAAGGGGTCGACATCGCGGTCCGCTCTTCCTcctggttggatccagggggatTGGATCCCCTCCACTGTTACAAAGGAAGATCTGGTGAATCTCGCCACTGACGGCCTGATTGCTAAAGGGTCTTGGAGGTCGCCAGAGGGGGGGACCTAGCCCAAGTCGCACGAGGGCGAGCGCGTTCTCCTCATGACCCACATCGATTGAGgtttctctctgcctcctcacccGTTCTTCcgaggttttttgaacttcttcaatgccCAGATCCACCATTTTCCTCCCAACACCATCTCTTATCTTGCCGCATTCGTTtcaatgtgcgaaaacttcttggggtgTCACCCGCACCGGGGAttgttcaaacacatcttcacttgctgATCTCAGTCAGTGAAGAAAGCTAATCCGACTGATGAGAGGACgcatgtgatccagatgtgcgaGGGGCTAGGAATCCAAATGAGGGGCAGGAGCACTTTCCCTCCTATGACTTTTCCTGAGTCAGTTAGGGgccgggtggcagtcgacttggttttactgcaaagatgttTCGACTCCTGGTCAGTCAACCGGCCTTCCTCCTTTCACTCTGGAAAGACTCCGCCACCCTCCTTCATTAATTGTATCTCCTGAGGCGAAGGGCGAGGTAGCAATCCTGGTCGATGCGGTCATTCCGTTGGTCCAGGGCAGAGTGAAGGgcatggatctgttggaggtgttccttagtcgacgcatccaacccttGCAAAGCTCGTGACCACCCCATGTGGATGTACTCAGGCCCAGAAGACACCGCTCggacccacccggaggaggtcaacgAGGAGACGGTGGCCCAGTGGCTTCGGAGCATAACTGGTAACAAGGACAATCCCCGAGGAGCCAAGAGGATGTTTCCATTCGACGCCCAAAACGCTCCAGGAGAGGTCAGACGTGTTTGTCGACTATATATGTCTTGTATTCTCCAATATTAAGTTATTCTGGAATCCGACTGACATTTGTGACTTGTGTCTTGTAGGTTTTCACCAACATGTACTCTATGCCGAACGGAGAGCAGCACCTCGAAGAGTGGAGAGTGAAGGCGGGAGCGCTGACATAAACTATGTAGATGACAGTGAGGATGACAGCAAAGACTCTAACGATGGCGAGGAGGTCGAGTCACACCATGCTCCGAGCGACGCTCCAAGCAATCACAAGATCCTGCGGGCGGCCACGACAAGGCGGTGGCATCGAGTGCGAGAATTcccaagcgcactcggacgtcaACTCCAGAACCGACGGAGAAGACTACCAAGCAAAACAAAGTCGCTCCACCAAAGCCTCGGAAGGCCCTGCCCAGGATCAAGGTGGTCGTGCCTATTGCTTCTGCGTAAGTGTTTCTTTTCCTTGTTCTTCATTGTTGTTGTGGACTTCCTCATTTATTTGATCGAGTGAGATTTTGGACTTCCAGGGCTGCTACTTCTGCAACGTCCATGGATATTGACGAGGAGCAGGCCGATGCGGATACCGCAGACGTGGCCACCTCTCGAGAAGGTATGATACTGCAGACATGTTTACGCTATGTCCACTGTTTTGGTGGTCGACTAAAATCTCACTGTCAAGTGTTTGCAGCGCCAACAGATGTTATCCAGCTTCcagacgatgacgacgaggatgaaccCCAGAGGAGTGCGGGGAGAAGGGGCAGGGCTTCGAGCAAGAGGGCGCCTTCCAGTCGAGCGCCCTGCCCGCCGCCCGAGCCTGTTGTTCAAGAACTTGGTGACCCGTCTCGAGCCACTGTTTCTTTTGTTGTTCCTTTGTCGACTAATCAGCCTCCAGTGTCGACTGTTCAGATATTGGGTCCGATTGTCAGCCCCAAACTCTTATCCCTCCAGCTACGTCATCGACTCCATCATCATCCCAGTTCACTCTGCATCATGTCCTGGAGGACCAAACATGAGCGGCCAAGGAAGCCATGATCCAAGCTGGCCTGATGATGGACTGACTGAAGGTGGTGTATGAGACCAGCAAGGCCACTTacgacgccagctctgccctccaaaccAATGTCCGAGTAAGTACGATTGTAAGTTGATTTCCGATTGCtaggtccccgatcgtcccaactgggctccactactgatcaaccggaaaagaacacaacacaacgatcaagatcttcatcgagctcccacttgagctcggttgcgttacctgcactggtatcatcggcacctgcaactgtttggaagt
This window harbors:
- the LOC119355046 gene encoding chaperone protein ClpD2, chloroplastic isoform X1, which gives rise to MEACCCSSSSAPPASILATGAGLRRRFSPAAVAAAASGGRAVALALAPPLRASSAALLAAPPRRGQQRRGAAGLVVRAVFERFTERAVKAVVLSQRETRGMGDEVVAPHHLLLGLVAEDRSAAGFLASGVRIERAREACRAAVGKGGLAQAATGLATDVPFSGASKRVFVAAVEFSRNMGCNFISPDHIALGLFDLDDPTTNSILKSLGVVPTQLAKQALTRVKGELAKDGREPLGLSSFKLRDKSAAGNGRTAIAKYSNKKKEKSALAQFCIDLTMRASGGFIDPVIGRTKEIERVVQIICRRTKNNPILLGEAGVGKTAIAEGLALKIANGDVPIFLVGKRILSLDVALLMAGAKERGELEARVTSLIREVRKAVHADDVILFIDEVHTLIGSGIAGRGNKGAGLDIANLLKPALARGELQCIASTTLDEHRLHFEKDKALARRFQPVYVNEPSQEDAVKILLGLREKYETYHKCKYTLEGINAAVYLSVRYIPDRHLPDKAIDLIDEAGSRARMESFKKKKEEQCSIILKSPDEYWQEIRAVQAMHEVALTNRLKYSLNENDQENEVNVEVLDDSKTSPTTTPSASADEPSVVGLEEIARVTSLWSGIPVQQLTADERKLLVGLDDELRKRVIGQDDAVVAISRAVKRSRTGMSDPDRPIATLLFCGPTGVGKTELTKALASTYFGSESAMVRLDMSEYMERHAVSKLIGSPPGYMGFGEGGTLTEAVRRKPFTVVLFDEIEKAHPDIFNILLQVFEDGHLTDSQGRRVSFKNTLIVMTSNVGSTSISKGTMSMGFQTQNDTEENTYAVMKSLVMEELKAFFRPELLNRMDEVVVFHPLEKTQMLAILNIILEEVKGRLLALGIGLVVSDAMKNMISQQGYDKSYGARPLRRAVTQLVEDVISEAILSGQYKPGDTIMMDTDDKGKPCLSRLNNQTVQVSDPTPTL
- the LOC119355048 gene encoding chloroplastic import inner membrane translocase subunit HP30-2-like, encoding MEGIGQKRRPLVVMASSSTTAAQSASRGGANPLAELTDRFRSLEVGVREWMAKQPTHIEAAVTTAFGAVQGGALGGLMGTFAPEGGAGLPVPQPPPGLDPKAMATFKQAQALAGGPLVQARNFAVMTGANAGISCVMRRVRGVEDVQGSMAAAFGSGALFSIVSGMGTPNPVVNAITTGMAFAVFQGGFFIVGQKFSKTKTHNEDMNYSRARNMLNQLGLQNYEKNFKKGLLTDETLPLLNESALRDVNIPPGPRLVILEHIRREPGLTKSN
- the LOC119355046 gene encoding chaperone protein ClpD2, chloroplastic isoform X2; amino-acid sequence: MEACCCSSSSAPPASILATGAGLRRRFSPAAVAAAASGGRAVALALAPPLRASSAALLAAPPRRGQQRRGAAGLVVRAVFERFTERAVKAVVLSQRETRGMGDEVVAPHHLLLGLVAEDRSAAGFLASGVRIERAREACRAAVGKGGLAQAATGLATDVPFSGASKRVFVAAVEFSRNMGCNFISPDHIALGLFDLDDPTTNSILKSLGVVPTQLAKQALTRVKGELAKDGREPLGLSSFKLRDKSAAGNGRTAIAKYSNKKKEKSALAQFCIDLTMRASGGFIDPVIGRTKEIERVVQIICRRTKNNPILLGEAGVGKTAIAEGLALKIANGDVPIFLVGKRILSLDVALLMAGAKERGELEARVTSLIREVRKADDVILFIDEVHTLIGSGIAGRGNKGAGLDIANLLKPALARGELQCIASTTLDEHRLHFEKDKALARRFQPVYVNEPSQEDAVKILLGLREKYETYHKCKYTLEGINAAVYLSVRYIPDRHLPDKAIDLIDEAGSRARMESFKKKKEEQCSIILKSPDEYWQEIRAVQAMHEVALTNRLKYSLNENDQENEVNVEVLDDSKTSPTTTPSASADEPSVVGLEEIARVTSLWSGIPVQQLTADERKLLVGLDDELRKRVIGQDDAVVAISRAVKRSRTGMSDPDRPIATLLFCGPTGVGKTELTKALASTYFGSESAMVRLDMSEYMERHAVSKLIGSPPGYMGFGEGGTLTEAVRRKPFTVVLFDEIEKAHPDIFNILLQVFEDGHLTDSQGRRVSFKNTLIVMTSNVGSTSISKGTMSMGFQTQNDTEENTYAVMKSLVMEELKAFFRPELLNRMDEVVVFHPLEKTQMLAILNIILEEVKGRLLALGIGLVVSDAMKNMISQQGYDKSYGARPLRRAVTQLVEDVISEAILSGQYKPGDTIMMDTDDKGKPCLSRLNNQTVQVSDPTPTL